A single region of the Candidatus Cloacimonadota bacterium genome encodes:
- the purH gene encoding bifunctional phosphoribosylaminoimidazolecarboxamide formyltransferase/IMP cyclohydrolase (involved in de novo purine biosynthesis) produces the protein MKCALLSVSDKEGLLSFADGLIKAGYRLLATGGTARYLQENNLQVTMIENITQFPEILNGRVKTLHPKIFGGILADRDNPAHLRELENMLINLIDIVIVNLYPFEKIFNEYLSNNEVQHSTMIENIDIGGVTLLRAAAKNYQHVAVVSDKEDYPSLLEELLQDGQIKQETRFLLARKAFATTSTYDRFICQYLQRLANEPPTELFLFPNWHKTELRYGENPHQKAIFFSPGSEGLIEQLH, from the coding sequence ATGAAATGTGCTTTATTGAGTGTAAGTGATAAAGAAGGTCTTTTATCTTTTGCAGACGGCCTTATTAAAGCCGGATACAGGTTGTTAGCAACTGGTGGTACTGCCAGATATCTACAGGAGAATAATCTGCAGGTAACCATGATCGAAAATATTACCCAATTTCCCGAGATCCTGAACGGAAGAGTAAAAACTCTCCACCCGAAAATTTTTGGCGGGATTTTAGCAGACCGTGATAATCCTGCTCATCTCAGAGAGTTAGAAAACATGTTGATCAATTTGATTGATATAGTTATAGTTAATCTCTATCCATTTGAGAAAATATTCAACGAATATCTCTCCAATAACGAAGTTCAGCATAGTACAATGATCGAGAATATCGATATCGGTGGAGTAACTCTGTTAAGGGCTGCTGCCAAGAACTATCAACATGTTGCAGTTGTTTCTGATAAAGAAGACTACCCGTCACTGCTTGAGGAATTATTGCAAGATGGACAGATTAAACAGGAAACTAGGTTTCTGTTGGCAAGAAAGGCATTTGCCACTACATCCACTTATGACAGATTCATCTGTCAATATCTTCAAAGATTGGCAAATGAACCACCAACAGAACTCTTTCTCTTTCCAAACTGGCATAAGACAGAACTCCGATACGGAGAAAACCCTCATCAAAAAGCAATCTTCTTTTCACCCGGTAGTGAGGGATTGATTGAGCAATTGCAT
- a CDS encoding YihY/virulence factor BrkB family protein → MRKIIVFLRKVISKINQDSIMKESAALTFITVLSFIPFLLLIFFIIPDIPGLNIREHLQELFLSILLPDSVETATSYVSNLLDQKMPSNIFNIALLILTSFGLFKFINGAFDRILNVTEFENKSIIYKLGKFIVMIFFGFIFILVLFSSTSVSLIAQIFDFPFIRNISFIIIPFLMFFFVNLFIYFFASTVHFRASSLVIGSAVAAAIWIIVKMGFDFYISNLTNMEVVYGVIATLPIFLFWIYLNWAIILFGVVLIAILENKESNIEE, encoded by the coding sequence ATGAGAAAAATCATAGTTTTTTTACGAAAAGTAATCAGTAAGATAAATCAAGACAGTATAATGAAGGAATCAGCAGCATTAACTTTCATAACCGTATTGAGTTTTATACCCTTTCTGCTACTGATCTTCTTCATTATCCCTGATATCCCCGGTCTTAACATCAGGGAACATTTACAAGAGTTGTTCTTATCTATCCTGCTCCCCGATTCAGTGGAAACTGCCACTTCCTATGTATCAAATCTGCTCGATCAGAAAATGCCCTCCAATATTTTTAACATAGCTCTTCTGATACTGACCTCTTTTGGTCTTTTCAAGTTTATCAATGGTGCATTTGACAGGATACTCAATGTCACGGAATTCGAGAATAAAAGCATCATCTACAAATTAGGCAAATTTATAGTTATGATATTTTTCGGCTTTATCTTCATTCTGGTCCTTTTCTCATCAACATCAGTATCTTTAATAGCTCAAATATTTGACTTTCCGTTTATCCGGAATATTTCGTTTATAATCATCCCGTTCTTGATGTTCTTTTTCGTTAATCTCTTCATATATTTCTTTGCCTCCACCGTTCATTTTCGTGCCTCTTCTTTAGTGATTGGCTCTGCAGTTGCTGCAGCGATTTGGATCATTGTCAAGATGGGGTTCGATTTTTACATCTCAAATTTAACCAATATGGAAGTAGTTTACGGAGTAATAGCCACTTTACCGATCTTTCTCTTCTGGATCTATCTTAACTGGGCGATAATCCTATTTGGAGTTGTCTTGATCGCCATTTTAGAAAATAAAGAATCAAACATAGAGGAATAA
- a CDS encoding ABC transporter permease, with the protein MALSFKESLFVGLSDFWSRKIRAIITIFSIVLGTMSIIVVQSLVKGVQESTLAWMMERGGLTRIDVIRNWEYNNPRNLPTYLTLREFNQLRSLIPEAEYVTPHLFTWGLITFEKDFYRGSVSGVIPEYPKIEEWNVSEGRFISNIDINYMNDVIVLGSTVKEQLFGNRQAIGQYLTYQGRRLQVIGVMERRYFQPQTSVGTDNFLEYLNRRAFVPISTMINKLSADDRIENITIKAYNVDDTIELKEKVETILLGLRSNEPVFFVSSAKEGADMMAGGSAIFSMIFFVISLISLLVGGIVIMNIMMATVRERTREIGIRMAVGARRIDIFMQFIIQTLIITTSGGVIGILIGLSILDIIGGYLGVQMTGGTSMVILSLIITAILGLTFGIFPAIKASNLDPVKCLSYE; encoded by the coding sequence ATGGCTCTCTCGTTTAAAGAAAGTCTGTTTGTCGGACTTTCTGATTTTTGGTCACGCAAGATACGTGCTATAATAACTATCTTCAGTATTGTCTTAGGAACTATGTCAATAATAGTTGTCCAATCATTAGTAAAAGGAGTACAGGAATCAACTCTAGCTTGGATGATGGAACGAGGGGGACTAACTCGGATAGACGTAATCCGTAATTGGGAATATAATAATCCCCGCAATCTTCCTACATATTTAACCCTCCGCGAATTCAACCAATTACGAAGTTTAATACCGGAAGCAGAATATGTAACACCTCATCTTTTTACTTGGGGTTTAATAACTTTTGAAAAGGATTTTTATCGGGGAAGTGTTTCAGGAGTTATACCTGAATATCCGAAGATAGAGGAATGGAATGTTTCTGAAGGTCGTTTCATATCGAATATCGATATCAATTACATGAATGATGTCATAGTGCTGGGTAGTACTGTTAAAGAACAACTGTTTGGTAACAGGCAAGCAATCGGTCAGTATCTAACTTATCAGGGGCGTCGGTTACAGGTTATAGGAGTAATGGAAAGAAGGTATTTCCAACCGCAAACTTCAGTTGGCACTGATAATTTTTTAGAGTATCTTAATCGGCGTGCCTTTGTTCCGATCAGTACTATGATCAATAAATTATCAGCAGATGATCGGATCGAAAACATAACCATAAAGGCTTACAATGTTGACGATACTATTGAGTTAAAAGAAAAAGTTGAAACCATACTCTTGGGATTACGGAGTAATGAGCCGGTATTTTTCGTTAGCTCGGCGAAAGAAGGTGCTGATATGATGGCAGGTGGTTCTGCTATTTTCAGTATGATCTTTTTTGTCATTAGTTTGATTTCTCTTTTAGTGGGTGGAATAGTTATAATGAATATCATGATGGCGACAGTACGTGAAAGAACAAGAGAGATTGGAATTAGAATGGCTGTAGGAGCTCGGAGAATAGACATCTTTATGCAGTTTATCATCCAAACTCTTATCATAACAACATCTGGTGGAGTTATTGGTATTTTGATCGGGTTATCAATTTTAGATATTATTGGCGGATACCTTGGTGTTCAAATGACTGGTGGGACATCAATGGTCATCTTATCATTGATAATAACAGCAATTTTAGGACTGACATTTGGTATTTTCCCAGCTATAAAAGCGAGCAATCTTGATCCTGTCAAATGCCTATCTTATGAATAG
- a CDS encoding ABC transporter ATP-binding protein, with translation MNEELIKTRSIIKDYPMGKIRVRALNGVDLQINKGEFVSIMGPSGSGKSTLMHIMGCLDTPTSGDYYLDGEKISNLSKARLAAIRNRKVGFVFQTFNLLPHLNIQKNVEIPLIYAGIKSKERIKRTISVLEEVGLGDRLKHRPSELSGGQRQRVAIARALVTKPAIILADEPTGNLDSTSGNDILSIISELHKTGNTIIVVTHDNNVASHANRIIKIIDGKIEDNGSLV, from the coding sequence ATGAACGAAGAGCTAATCAAAACCAGATCAATTATCAAAGATTATCCGATGGGTAAGATTAGAGTTAGAGCGTTGAATGGGGTAGATCTACAAATAAATAAAGGTGAGTTTGTTTCCATAATGGGTCCATCCGGATCAGGTAAGTCAACTCTAATGCATATAATGGGTTGTTTGGATACTCCAACTTCGGGAGATTATTATTTAGATGGTGAGAAAATCAGTAATTTGAGTAAAGCACGTTTAGCAGCTATCCGTAATCGCAAAGTAGGTTTTGTCTTTCAAACCTTTAATTTGCTACCTCATCTCAACATTCAGAAGAACGTCGAAATTCCTTTGATATACGCGGGTATAAAGAGTAAAGAGCGGATAAAAAGAACAATTTCAGTTTTAGAAGAAGTCGGTTTAGGTGACAGATTAAAGCATCGTCCATCAGAGTTATCAGGTGGACAGCGACAGAGAGTGGCTATTGCGAGAGCATTGGTAACCAAACCTGCCATCATACTGGCAGATGAACCGACAGGAAATCTCGACTCTACTTCAGGGAATGATATTTTAAGCATTATAAGTGAGCTCCATAAAACCGGTAATACAATAATCGTGGTAACTCACGACAACAATGTTGCATCTCATGCTAACAGAATAATCAAAATTATAGATGGGAAAATAGAAGATAATGGCTCTCTCGTTTAA